The following proteins come from a genomic window of Musa acuminata AAA Group cultivar baxijiao chromosome BXJ1-7, Cavendish_Baxijiao_AAA, whole genome shotgun sequence:
- the LOC135678385 gene encoding G-type lectin S-receptor-like serine/threonine-protein kinase LECRK1 — protein MRHHIHHLAHKPSANLIMTPPFILVFLLLTQVITATAAGQRYANITRGTTLTAQGSPSSWLSPSGDFALGFYPLDSDTSLFLLAVWYDSTSPKAVVWSANRDAPVAAGSTLQLTSDGRLSLKDQDGKQVWNAGAANASFAVLLDTGNLVLAASSSNFLWQSFDFPTDTLLPGQVLTQGSSLRSQLTDSDTSDGRFQLVAQTDGNLVLYPLALPTGNQYVAYWSTGTTGSGNQLVYNETGSLYYAVSNGTIVGISPTSTYSTGSLYGQFPR, from the coding sequence ATGAGACACCATATTCATCATCTCGCACACAAACCCTCTGCCAATCTCATTATGACTCCTCCCTTCATCCTCGTCTTCCTCTTGTtaacccaagtaatcacagctacCGCTGCTGGCCAGAGATACGCCAATATCACACGAGGCACCACCCTCACCGCTCAAGGCTCGCCCAGTTCATGGCTCTCCCCCTCCGGCGACTTCGCCTTAGGCTTCTACCCCCTCGACAGCGAcacctccctcttcctcctcgccgTCTGGTATGACTCGACCTCCCCTAAGGCCGTCGTCTGGTCCGCCAACCGCGACGCTCCCGTCGCTGCGGGTTCCACCCTGCAGCTCACTAGCGACGGCCGCCTCTCCCTCAAGGACCAGGACGGCAAGCAGGTTTGGAACGCCGGAGCCGCCAACGCCTCCTTCGCTGTCCTCCTCGACACAGGCAACCTCGTCCTCGCCGCTTCTTCCTCCAACTTCCTATGGCAGAGCTTCGACTTCCCCACTGACACGCTCCTGCCGGGCCAAGTCCTGACCCAGGGCTCCAGCCTGCGTTCCCAACTCACCGATTCGGACACCTCCGATGGCCGCTTCCAGCTGGTGGCGCAGACGGACGGCAACCTCGTGCTCTATCCGCTGGCCCTTCCCACCGGAAACCAGTACGTCGCCTACTGGTCCACCGGCACGACCGGCTCTGGCAATCAGCTCGTCTATAACGAGACTGGCAGTCTGTACTATGCCGTCTCCAATGGTACCATCGTCGGCATAAGCCCTACCTCTACCTATTCCACGGGCAGTCTGTACGGGCAATTTCCTCGATGA
- the LOC135678386 gene encoding uncharacterized protein LOC135678386 codes for MLSHFASLPLQCLPRTPSPSSSSPSSSSISSLLFVSISRSTHLWWRPNRLSDARRCVLLHRGRPDRQIGDGAGGRRYSIVCLMESKTEARVPGADGSKRGRLKVEALNWDHSFVRELPGDPRTDTIPRQVLHACYSRVSPSAEVENPELVAWSESVAELLDLDQKEFIRPDFPIIFAGALPLKEGLPYAQCYGGHQFGRWAGQLGDGRAITLGEILNSQDERWELQLKGAGKTPYSRFADGLAVLRSSIREFLCSEAMNGLRIPTTRALCLVTTGKFVTRDMFYDGNPRDEPGAIVCRVAQSFLRFGSYQIHASRGKEDLDIVRTLADYTIRHHFPQIGTMKKSDKLSLEVGVEGSSVVDLTSNKYAAWSVEVAERTASLIASWQGVGFTHGVLNTDNMSVLGLTIDYGPFGFLDAFDPRYTPNTTDLPWRRYCFANQPDIGLWNIGQFTATLSAAQLINNEEANYAMERYANKFMDEYQSIMTRKLGLSKYSQQLISDLLNNMATDKVDYTNFFRLLSSLKADTTIPNNELLVPLKAVLPDINQERKEAWTSWVKTYLEELVSNGILDEGRKAAMDSVNPKYVLRNYLCQSAIDAAEQGDYSEVRRLLKLVEDPYNEQPRMEKYAGLPPEWSSRPGVCMLSCSS; via the exons ATGCTGAGCCATTTCGCCTCTCTCCCTCTCCAATGCCTACCGAGGACTccctcgccctcctcctcctcgccctcttcctcttccatttcctctctcCTCTTCGTCTCGATCTCTCGGTCCACTCACCTTTGGTGGCGTCCGAATCGGTTATCGGATGCACGGAGATGCGTTCTCCTGCATCGGGGGAGACCCGATCGCCAGATCGGAGATGGGGCAGGTGGGCGAAGGTACTCCATCGTTTGTCTGATGGAGTCCAAGACGGAGGCGCGGGTTCCAGGGGCCGATGGTAGCAAGAGGGGGCGGCTGAAGGTCGAGGCGCTAAATTGGGATCACTCCTTCGTGCGGGAGCTGCCTGGCGATCCAAGAACTGATACGATCCCCCGTCAG GTGCTTCATGCTTGTTACAGTAGAGTATCTCCATCTGCTGAAGTGGAAAACCCTGAACTTGTAGCTTGGTCAGAATCAGTTGCTGAGTTGCTTGATCTGGATCAGAAAGA GTTCATACGGCCTGATTTCCCTATAATATTTGCTGGAGCACTACCTTTGAAAGAAGG GTTGCCTTATGCTCAGTGCTATGGTGGTCACCAGTTTGGTAGGTGGGCTGGTCAGCTAGGGGATGGACGTGCAATAACTCTTGGTGAGATTCTGAATTCTCAAGATGAAAGATGGGAGTTGCAGCTCAAGGGTGCTGGAAAGACTCCTTATAGCCGATTTGCAGATGGTCTGGCAGTTCTTCGTAGTAGCATCCGTGAATTCCTTTGCAGTGAGGCAATGAATGGACTTCGAATTCCTACTACCCGTGCACTTTGCCTTGTCACCACCGGCAAATTTGTTACCAGAGACATGTTTTATGA TGGCAATCCTAGGGATGAACCTGGTGCAATTGTTTGCCGTGTTGCTCAGTCCTTCCTGCGTTTTGGTTCATATCAAATTCATGCCTCTAGGGGAAAAGAAGACCTTGATATAGTTCGTACTTTGGCAGATTACACAATCCGCCATCATTTTCCCCAAATCGGGACAATGAAAAAAAGTGATAAGTTGTCTCTTGAGGTTGGTGTAGAGGGTTCTTCAGTAGTGGATCTGACATCTAACAAATATGCAG CTTGGTCAGTCGAGGTTGCTGAGCGCACTGCTTCCTTGATTGCTAGTTGGCAGGGGGTTGGCTTCACTCATGGTGTTCTGAACACAGACAACATGAGTGTCTTGGGTTTGACTATCGACTATGGGCCTTTTGGTTTTTTGGATGCATTTGATCCAAGATATACTCCAAATACTACAGATCTTCCCTGGAGAAGGTACTGTTTTGCTAACCAGCCTGATATTGGCTTGTGGAATATTGGACAATTTACTGCAACTTTATCAGCTGCACAGTTGATCAACAACGAAGAGGCCAACTATGCAATGGAAAG ATACGCTAATAAGTTTATGGATGAATACCAATCCATAATGACAAGAAAGCTAGGTCTATCCAAGTACAGCCAACAACTCATAAGTGACCTTCTCAACAACATGGCTACTGACAAAGTTGATTACACAAATTTCTTTCGGTTGCTTTCAAGTCTAAAAGCAGACACTACTATTCCCAACAATGAGCTCCTCGTCCCTCTTAAAGCTGTTTTGCCGGACATCAACCAGGAGAGAAAGGAGGCATGGACCAGTTGGGTGAAAACCTATCTCGAGGAG ctGGTTTCTAATGGCATCCTGGACGAAGGACGAAAGGCTGCAATGGACTCTGTTAACCCCAAGTATGTCTTGCGAAACTATCTGTGCCAAAGTGCCATTGATGCGGCCGAGCAAGGAGACTACAGCGAAGTCCGCAGGCTGCTGAAACTAGTGGAGGATCCATACAACGAACAACCGAGGATGGAGAAATATGCAGGGTTACCACCAGAGTGGTCTTCCAGGCCAGGTGTGTGCATGTTGTCATGCTCTTCTTGA
- the LOC135678387 gene encoding protein EMSY-LIKE 3-like isoform X2, whose translation MEFDPSDSSGTDDDLPPPHQNRGIRGGQVTGNGRATIGAIPYGRMQNDMETQIHRLEQEAYSSVLRAFKAQSDAITWEKESLITELRKELRVSDEEHRELLSRVNADDIIRRIREWRQAGGLQSGMFNNVQPDVPVPSPTISASRKRQRTSQPVPSLSLDAPSPGLQSQPVVAPMQPSSSAAKRGTATAAKGKKPKSAQTLPGVSSMKSMQYPSAGPSGRSQVASRNSSGAPMIDPAKKTPYDPLIGRKVMTRWPEDNNFYEAVITDYNPVEGLHALVYDIDTKDETWEWVNLKDISPDDIRWEGGDPGISHRPGQGGVKRSTGRGGGIPGAGRGRGTMKNQAKKQFPPSQNGIGKKRAGDIEILHTETLIKEVEKVFGASHPDPLEIEKAKKLLKEHEQSLIDAIAMLADASDGESEGEHQFPHQQSMGWGNRRQYGGNQQADKYRGDDVTAGGGREGSDGDRLVGHGDDDDT comes from the exons ATGGAGTTTGATCCTTCCGATAGCAGTG GAACTGATGATGATCTTCCTCCGCCGCATCAGAATAGGGGTATAAGAGGAGGACAAGTGACTGGTAATGGAAGAGCAACTATTGGCGCTATTCCATATGGTAGAATGCAGAATGATATGGAAACCCAAATACATCGACTTGAGCAAGAGGCATACAGTTCTGTTCTTCGAGCATTTAAGGCTCAGTCTGATGCCATTACTTGG GAGAAAGAAAGTTTAATAACCGAACTCAGAAAGGAGCTCAGAGTGTCGGATGAGGAACATAGAGAACTATTAAGCAGGGTTAATGCCGATGACATTATTCGAAGAATAAG GGAATGGAGGCAAGCAGGTGGACTCCAATCTGGGATGTTTAATAATGTTCAACCAGATGTACCTGTACCAAGTCCCACCATCTCAGCCTCTCGAAAGAGGCAAAGAACATCACAGCCTGTACCTTCGTTGTCCTTGGATGCACCATCTCCTGGTCTGCAATCACAGCCTGTTGTGGCTCCCATGCAGCCATCATCATCAGCTGCAAAAAGGGGAACTGCAACAGCAGCCAAGGGAAAAAAACCCAAATCA GCTCAGACGTTGCCTGGTGTATCTTCGATGAAGTCTATGCAGTATCCTTCTGCAGGTCCTAGTGGAAGAAGCCAAGTGGCAAGTAGGAATTCTTCAGGTGCTCCTATGATTGATCCAGCCAAAAAGACACCATATGATCCACTAATTGGGCGAAAGGTCATGACTAGGTGGCCTGAAGATAATAACTTTTATGAAGCTGTTATTACTGATTATAATCCAGTTGAA GGTCTTCATGCTCTGGTTTATGATATTGACACGAAAGATGAGACATGGGAATGGGTCAATTTGAAGGAT ATTTCCCCGGATGATATACGATGGGAGGGCGGGGACCCGGGTATCAGTCATCGGCCTGGCCAGGGTGGGGTTAAAAGGTCAACTGGCCGTGGTGGTGGCATTCCAGGAGCAGGAAGGGGAAGAGGAACCATGAAGAATCAGGCTAAGAAACAGTTTCCTCCTTCCCAAAATGGCATCGGCAAGAAGCGTGCCGGTGACATCGAGATCCTTCACACCGAGACACTTATAAAGGAA GTGGAGAAGGTTTTCGGTGCGAGCCATCCTGACCCGCTCGAGATCGAGAAGGCCAAGAAGTTGTTGAAA GAGCATGAACAATCACTGATCGATGCTATTGCAATGCTTGCTGATGCATCTGATGGTGAGAGTG AGGGCGAGCACCAATTCCCGCACCAGCAATCCATGGGATGGGGAAACCGGCGGCAGTACGGTGGGAACCAGCAAGCAGATAAGTACCGTGGCGATGACGTGACTGCCGGTGGAGGTAGAGAAGGTTCTGATGGCGACCGTTTGGTTGGACATGGTGACGATGATGACACATAG
- the LOC135678387 gene encoding protein EMSY-LIKE 3-like isoform X1: MEFDPSDSSGTDDDLPPPHQNRGIRGGQVTGNGRATIGAIPYGRMQNDMETQIHRLEQEAYSSVLRAFKAQSDAITWEKESLITELRKELRVSDEEHRELLSRVNADDIIRRIREWRQAGGLQSGMFNNVQPDVPVPSPTISASRKRQRTSQPVPSLSLDAPSPGLQSQPVVAPMQPSSSAAKRGTATAAKGKKPKSAQTLPGVSSMKSMQYPSAGPSGRSQVASRNSSGAPMIDPAKKTPYDPLIGRKVMTRWPEDNNFYEAVITDYNPVEGLHALVYDIDTKDETWEWVNLKDISPDDIRWEGGDPGISHRPGQGGVKRSTGRGGGIPGAGRGRGTMKNQAKKQFPPSQNGIGKKRAGDIEILHTETLIKEVEKVFGASHPDPLEIEKAKKLLKEHEQSLIDAIAMLADASDGESEEGEHQFPHQQSMGWGNRRQYGGNQQADKYRGDDVTAGGGREGSDGDRLVGHGDDDDT, translated from the exons ATGGAGTTTGATCCTTCCGATAGCAGTG GAACTGATGATGATCTTCCTCCGCCGCATCAGAATAGGGGTATAAGAGGAGGACAAGTGACTGGTAATGGAAGAGCAACTATTGGCGCTATTCCATATGGTAGAATGCAGAATGATATGGAAACCCAAATACATCGACTTGAGCAAGAGGCATACAGTTCTGTTCTTCGAGCATTTAAGGCTCAGTCTGATGCCATTACTTGG GAGAAAGAAAGTTTAATAACCGAACTCAGAAAGGAGCTCAGAGTGTCGGATGAGGAACATAGAGAACTATTAAGCAGGGTTAATGCCGATGACATTATTCGAAGAATAAG GGAATGGAGGCAAGCAGGTGGACTCCAATCTGGGATGTTTAATAATGTTCAACCAGATGTACCTGTACCAAGTCCCACCATCTCAGCCTCTCGAAAGAGGCAAAGAACATCACAGCCTGTACCTTCGTTGTCCTTGGATGCACCATCTCCTGGTCTGCAATCACAGCCTGTTGTGGCTCCCATGCAGCCATCATCATCAGCTGCAAAAAGGGGAACTGCAACAGCAGCCAAGGGAAAAAAACCCAAATCA GCTCAGACGTTGCCTGGTGTATCTTCGATGAAGTCTATGCAGTATCCTTCTGCAGGTCCTAGTGGAAGAAGCCAAGTGGCAAGTAGGAATTCTTCAGGTGCTCCTATGATTGATCCAGCCAAAAAGACACCATATGATCCACTAATTGGGCGAAAGGTCATGACTAGGTGGCCTGAAGATAATAACTTTTATGAAGCTGTTATTACTGATTATAATCCAGTTGAA GGTCTTCATGCTCTGGTTTATGATATTGACACGAAAGATGAGACATGGGAATGGGTCAATTTGAAGGAT ATTTCCCCGGATGATATACGATGGGAGGGCGGGGACCCGGGTATCAGTCATCGGCCTGGCCAGGGTGGGGTTAAAAGGTCAACTGGCCGTGGTGGTGGCATTCCAGGAGCAGGAAGGGGAAGAGGAACCATGAAGAATCAGGCTAAGAAACAGTTTCCTCCTTCCCAAAATGGCATCGGCAAGAAGCGTGCCGGTGACATCGAGATCCTTCACACCGAGACACTTATAAAGGAA GTGGAGAAGGTTTTCGGTGCGAGCCATCCTGACCCGCTCGAGATCGAGAAGGCCAAGAAGTTGTTGAAA GAGCATGAACAATCACTGATCGATGCTATTGCAATGCTTGCTGATGCATCTGATGGTGAGAGTG AAGAGGGCGAGCACCAATTCCCGCACCAGCAATCCATGGGATGGGGAAACCGGCGGCAGTACGGTGGGAACCAGCAAGCAGATAAGTACCGTGGCGATGACGTGACTGCCGGTGGAGGTAGAGAAGGTTCTGATGGCGACCGTTTGGTTGGACATGGTGACGATGATGACACATAG
- the LOC135678387 gene encoding protein EMSY-LIKE 3-like isoform X3, giving the protein MEFDPSDSSGTDDDLPPPHQNRGIRGGQVTGNGRATIGAIPYGRMQNDMETQIHRLEQEAYSSVLRAFKAQSDAITWEKESLITELRKELRVSDEEHRELLSRVNADDIIRRIREWRQAGGLQSGMFNNVQPDVPVPSPTISASRKRQRTSQPVPSLSLDAPSPGLQSQPVVAPMQPSSSAAKRGTATAAKGKKPKSAQTLPGVSSMKSMQYPSAGPSGRSQVASRNSSGAPMIDPAKKTPYDPLIGRKVMTRWPEDNNFYEAVITDYNPVEGLHALVYDIDTKDETWEWVNLKDISPDDIRWEGGDPGISHRPGQGGVKRSTGRGGGIPGAGRGRGTMKNQAKKQFPPSQNGIGKKRAGDIEILHTETLIKEVEKVFGASHPDPLEIEKAKKLLKEHEQSLIDAIAMLADASDEEGEHQFPHQQSMGWGNRRQYGGNQQADKYRGDDVTAGGGREGSDGDRLVGHGDDDDT; this is encoded by the exons ATGGAGTTTGATCCTTCCGATAGCAGTG GAACTGATGATGATCTTCCTCCGCCGCATCAGAATAGGGGTATAAGAGGAGGACAAGTGACTGGTAATGGAAGAGCAACTATTGGCGCTATTCCATATGGTAGAATGCAGAATGATATGGAAACCCAAATACATCGACTTGAGCAAGAGGCATACAGTTCTGTTCTTCGAGCATTTAAGGCTCAGTCTGATGCCATTACTTGG GAGAAAGAAAGTTTAATAACCGAACTCAGAAAGGAGCTCAGAGTGTCGGATGAGGAACATAGAGAACTATTAAGCAGGGTTAATGCCGATGACATTATTCGAAGAATAAG GGAATGGAGGCAAGCAGGTGGACTCCAATCTGGGATGTTTAATAATGTTCAACCAGATGTACCTGTACCAAGTCCCACCATCTCAGCCTCTCGAAAGAGGCAAAGAACATCACAGCCTGTACCTTCGTTGTCCTTGGATGCACCATCTCCTGGTCTGCAATCACAGCCTGTTGTGGCTCCCATGCAGCCATCATCATCAGCTGCAAAAAGGGGAACTGCAACAGCAGCCAAGGGAAAAAAACCCAAATCA GCTCAGACGTTGCCTGGTGTATCTTCGATGAAGTCTATGCAGTATCCTTCTGCAGGTCCTAGTGGAAGAAGCCAAGTGGCAAGTAGGAATTCTTCAGGTGCTCCTATGATTGATCCAGCCAAAAAGACACCATATGATCCACTAATTGGGCGAAAGGTCATGACTAGGTGGCCTGAAGATAATAACTTTTATGAAGCTGTTATTACTGATTATAATCCAGTTGAA GGTCTTCATGCTCTGGTTTATGATATTGACACGAAAGATGAGACATGGGAATGGGTCAATTTGAAGGAT ATTTCCCCGGATGATATACGATGGGAGGGCGGGGACCCGGGTATCAGTCATCGGCCTGGCCAGGGTGGGGTTAAAAGGTCAACTGGCCGTGGTGGTGGCATTCCAGGAGCAGGAAGGGGAAGAGGAACCATGAAGAATCAGGCTAAGAAACAGTTTCCTCCTTCCCAAAATGGCATCGGCAAGAAGCGTGCCGGTGACATCGAGATCCTTCACACCGAGACACTTATAAAGGAA GTGGAGAAGGTTTTCGGTGCGAGCCATCCTGACCCGCTCGAGATCGAGAAGGCCAAGAAGTTGTTGAAA GAGCATGAACAATCACTGATCGATGCTATTGCAATGCTTGCTGATGCATCTGATG AAGAGGGCGAGCACCAATTCCCGCACCAGCAATCCATGGGATGGGGAAACCGGCGGCAGTACGGTGGGAACCAGCAAGCAGATAAGTACCGTGGCGATGACGTGACTGCCGGTGGAGGTAGAGAAGGTTCTGATGGCGACCGTTTGGTTGGACATGGTGACGATGATGACACATAG
- the LOC135678387 gene encoding protein EMSY-LIKE 3-like isoform X4 translates to MEFDPSDSSGTDDDLPPPHQNRGIRGGQVTGNGRATIGAIPYGRMQNDMETQIHRLEQEAYSSVLRAFKAQSDAITWEKESLITELRKELRVSDEEHRELLSRVNADDIIRRIREWRQAGGLQSGMFNNVQPDVPVPSPTISASRKRQRTSQPVPSLSLDAPSPGLQSQPVVAPMQPSSSAAKRGTATAAKGKKPKSAQTLPGVSSMKSMQYPSAGPSGRSQVASRNSSGAPMIDPAKKTPYDPLIGRKVMTRWPEDNNFYEAVITDYNPVEGLHALVYDIDTKDETWEWVNLKDISPDDIRWEGGDPGISHRPGQGGVKRSTGRGGGIPGAGRGRGTMKNQAKKQFPPSQNGIGKKRAGDIEILHTETLIKEVEKVFGASHPDPLEIEKAKKLLKEHEQSLIDAIAMLADASDEGEHQFPHQQSMGWGNRRQYGGNQQADKYRGDDVTAGGGREGSDGDRLVGHGDDDDT, encoded by the exons ATGGAGTTTGATCCTTCCGATAGCAGTG GAACTGATGATGATCTTCCTCCGCCGCATCAGAATAGGGGTATAAGAGGAGGACAAGTGACTGGTAATGGAAGAGCAACTATTGGCGCTATTCCATATGGTAGAATGCAGAATGATATGGAAACCCAAATACATCGACTTGAGCAAGAGGCATACAGTTCTGTTCTTCGAGCATTTAAGGCTCAGTCTGATGCCATTACTTGG GAGAAAGAAAGTTTAATAACCGAACTCAGAAAGGAGCTCAGAGTGTCGGATGAGGAACATAGAGAACTATTAAGCAGGGTTAATGCCGATGACATTATTCGAAGAATAAG GGAATGGAGGCAAGCAGGTGGACTCCAATCTGGGATGTTTAATAATGTTCAACCAGATGTACCTGTACCAAGTCCCACCATCTCAGCCTCTCGAAAGAGGCAAAGAACATCACAGCCTGTACCTTCGTTGTCCTTGGATGCACCATCTCCTGGTCTGCAATCACAGCCTGTTGTGGCTCCCATGCAGCCATCATCATCAGCTGCAAAAAGGGGAACTGCAACAGCAGCCAAGGGAAAAAAACCCAAATCA GCTCAGACGTTGCCTGGTGTATCTTCGATGAAGTCTATGCAGTATCCTTCTGCAGGTCCTAGTGGAAGAAGCCAAGTGGCAAGTAGGAATTCTTCAGGTGCTCCTATGATTGATCCAGCCAAAAAGACACCATATGATCCACTAATTGGGCGAAAGGTCATGACTAGGTGGCCTGAAGATAATAACTTTTATGAAGCTGTTATTACTGATTATAATCCAGTTGAA GGTCTTCATGCTCTGGTTTATGATATTGACACGAAAGATGAGACATGGGAATGGGTCAATTTGAAGGAT ATTTCCCCGGATGATATACGATGGGAGGGCGGGGACCCGGGTATCAGTCATCGGCCTGGCCAGGGTGGGGTTAAAAGGTCAACTGGCCGTGGTGGTGGCATTCCAGGAGCAGGAAGGGGAAGAGGAACCATGAAGAATCAGGCTAAGAAACAGTTTCCTCCTTCCCAAAATGGCATCGGCAAGAAGCGTGCCGGTGACATCGAGATCCTTCACACCGAGACACTTATAAAGGAA GTGGAGAAGGTTTTCGGTGCGAGCCATCCTGACCCGCTCGAGATCGAGAAGGCCAAGAAGTTGTTGAAA GAGCATGAACAATCACTGATCGATGCTATTGCAATGCTTGCTGATGCATCTGATG AGGGCGAGCACCAATTCCCGCACCAGCAATCCATGGGATGGGGAAACCGGCGGCAGTACGGTGGGAACCAGCAAGCAGATAAGTACCGTGGCGATGACGTGACTGCCGGTGGAGGTAGAGAAGGTTCTGATGGCGACCGTTTGGTTGGACATGGTGACGATGATGACACATAG
- the LOC135678389 gene encoding zinc finger CCCH domain-containing protein 31-like — protein sequence MEAARKRGRPEAANGVGAGSKRLRETDSFQSGIGSKSKPCTKFFSTAGCPFGEGCHFLHYVPGGLQAVAQMTNLGNSALGPPSRNPVAHPAIHDGAPVPPVKTRICNKYNTAEGCKFGEKCHFAHGERELGKPILSSLDGPMAPSMGGRLGGRFELPPPAGVDAAAASFGASATAKISVDASLAGAIIGKGGVNTKQICRMTGAKLSIRDHESDPNLRNIELEGSFDQIKQASAMVRELIVNISASTGIAARNPAPAASAGPGSNYKTKLCENFAKGACTFGDRCHFAHGASELRKSAA from the exons ATGGAAGCCGCTCGCAAGCGAGGGAGGCCGGAGGCTGCTAATGGGGTGGGCGCTGGCTCGAAGCGGCTCAGAG AAACGGACTCATTCCAATCTGGTATAGGAAGCAAATCGAAGCCATGCACCAAGTTTTTCAG CACTGCTGGTTGCCCATTTGGAGAGGGTTGCCATTTTCTCCATTATGTTCCTGGTGGCCTTCAGGCTGTTGCACAGATGACCAACTTAGGGAATTCAGCACTTGGACCTCCATCGAGGAATCCAGTGGCTCATCCTGCCATTCATGATGGTGCTCCTGTACCCCCTGTGAAGACCCGTATATGCAACAAGTACAACACAGCTGAAGGCTGCAAATTTGGAGAGAAATGTCATTTTGCTCATGGCGAGCGGGAGCTCGGCAAGCCCATCTTATCTTCTTTGGATGGTCCAATGGCACCGTCAATGGGGGGACGACTGGGAGGCCGATTTGAGCTGCCTCCCCCTGCAGGTGTGGATGCAGCTGCTGCTAGCTTTGGAGCCTCTGCTACCGCAAAGATTAGTGTGGATGCATCCCTTGCAGGCGCTATAATTGGTAAAGGTGGGGTTAACACGAAGCAGATTTGCCGAATGACTGGTGCAAAGCTGTCCATCCGAGATCACGAGTCAGACCCGAATCTGAGGAACATTGAACTGGAGGGATCTTTTGACCAGATCAAGCAGGCTAGTGCAATGGTTAGAGAACTAATTGTTAATATTAGTGCCAGCACTGGAATAGCAGCCAGGAATCcagctcctgcagcatcggctggcCCTGGAAGCAACTATAAAACCAAGTTGTGTGAGAACTTTGCCAAAGGAGCATGCACTTTTGGTGATCGTTGCCACTTCGCTCATGGGGCAAGTGAGCTTCGCAAGTCTGCTGCATGA
- the LOC135680105 gene encoding uncharacterized protein LOC135680105 codes for MSQAVKDRPASLTSSKDSHVISKLKRKIRIVHIVTPEIIKTDVDNFRELVQRLTGKAATGTGSKKQATPVAAIGAQEDVKEELVEEEDGGEWWKEGVSGGPLGDTGLIFQDLIDFPLLSHE; via the coding sequence ATGAGCCAAGCAGTTAAAGATCGGCCAGCTTCGTTGACATCGAGCAAGGATTCGCATGTGATATCGAAGCTGAAACGCAAGATCAGAATCGTGCACATAGTCACGCCGGAGATCATAAAGACCGACGTCGACAACTTCCGGGAGCTGGTGCAACGACTCACGGGGAAGGCCGCCACGGGAACAGGCAGCAAGAAGCAGGCTACACCGGTGGCCGCGATCGGTGCACAGGAGGATGTCAAGGAAGAACTCGTGGAGGAGGAAGACGGCGGCGAGTGGTGGAAGGAGGGCGTCTCCGGAGGACCCTTGGGAGACACGGGTTTGATCTTCCAGGACTTGATCGATTTCCCGTTGCTTTCACATGAATGA